From a single Myxocyprinus asiaticus isolate MX2 ecotype Aquarium Trade chromosome 33, UBuf_Myxa_2, whole genome shotgun sequence genomic region:
- the csf1b gene encoding macrophage colony-stimulating factor 1b isoform X3 — translation MTNPTPLHFFYKIKGKNVCVLMLLCVPLSMMDIPGPCKHAITMDHLLQLKQLMTNQLRTGCSITYTFIERKHLSVVCYVKASLPRVLELLNVHFKYLRGSGSAQAVVSIQNLILNIYSQHCIPSINEELEEDPVSFERQYNESPVQALQRVEEVLSLYLHIITTTDTPLNWTCEQEYSSNTLPTVTQLTTNTETALELFRQDPQGSSSNDFYRLAFIVVSICGGFLTLLTVYCLLERKKLLSQLQRARMSSDWGSQVVENFEAEEQECQMSNPQRFGSHLSTDFKLM, via the exons ATGACCAACCCTACGCCCCTTCACTTTTTCTACAAAATCAAG GGGAAGAATGTGTGTGTTCTTATGCTACTGTGTGTTCCCCTCTCCATGATGGACATTCCTGGTCCTTGCAAACATGCCATAACAATGGACCACCTACTTCAACTAAAACAACTG ATGACTAACCAGTTGCGGACTGGCTGTTCAATCACATATACATTCATCGAAAGGAAACACCTG agtGTGGTGTGTTATGTGAAGGCTTCTTTGCCAAGGGTGCTGGAATTGCTAAATGTCCACTTTAAATACTTGAGAGGATCAGGCAGTGCCCAAGCAGTGGTCTCCATCCAGAACCTCATTCTCAACATCTACTCGCAACACTGCATACCTTCAATAAATGAAGAACTGGAG GAGGACCCTGTGTCATTTGAGAGGCAGTACAATGAGTCTCCTGTCCAGGCACTACAAAGAGTAGAGGAGGTTCTGTCCCTCTACTTGCACATCATCACAACCACTGACACTCCTCTTAACTGGACCTGCGAGCAAGAGTACAGCAGCAACACACTCCCTACTGTAACACAGCTAACCACTAACACAG AGACTGCGTTGGAGTTATTCAGGCAAGATCCTCAGGGGTCCTCCAGCAATGATTTCTACAGGCTGGCCTTCATTGTAGTCTCCATCTGTGGAGGATTTCTCACCCTACTTACTGTCTACTGCCTTCTAGAGAGAAAG AAACTGCTGAGTCAACTTCAAAGAGCAAGAATGTCATCAGACTGGGG ATCACAAGTTGTTGAAAACTTTGAAGCAGAAGAGCAAGAAT